TCTGACTTTAACTCTTAAAAATTGAATCCCCATGGGACGGAAGAATTAGTACAATTAATAATCACAAAACCTTAACCTATACTTATACATATATTTTACTTACTCCGTTCCAAAATAAATGCCCAGtctgcaaaacgagaacttcaaaataatataaattttcaagaaaaagtcaaacttttttcataaattaataaaaaaaagttagaaattTTCTTGTAGATAACGTATTACtactatttttaagttctcCTTTTACGAACTGGACATTTATTTGGGACATAAATGTCCGGTTCGCAAAACGTGAACTTtacaaattttcaagaaaatatcGAAcgttttttcataaactaataaaaaacagttataattttttcttatagaaagtattatttttaagttctcattttgcaaACCAGATATTTATTTTGAGACGGATGCAGTACTATTAATAATTTACCGGTATTTAGTTCCTACCATGCATGTGatctctcttcctcctccacccacgagtgcaattttgtttatcctccttaaaagagggtgaatattaccctcatttttattgattgaaatggtgtggatcctaCCACAAGTGatgttggttgtgtttggttgagagtttagtttagtttaattttggtagtgggtggagagagaaatagagtaattattgaagatatggataatgattggagagaaatagagagagatgtgaaagtaataattggaaaaatagggtaatgattggagaaagaagtagggtaatgattgaaaaacaaaactaaaatagcAAACGAACAAAGCCGTCATGCTTATCACTACAATACACTTTttagtaagcatgacatcattttaTGATGAATTCACACtttttcaaccaataaaaaagaggaTAATATTTATtatcttttaaggagggtagacAAAACTCAACTCCCCACTCACTCACGGACACAAAGCTGAAGCTTCTTGCTAGCCACCAAATACTCCACACCCTGTACAGGTGTCAGTATACCCATCAACTCCCTAAGTGTGCTTAGCCGCAGCTGATCAGCCCCCGACACCAACTCGGCCATGCACTTGCCATGATCGTCCAGCGCCTTTTCCGAGTCACGACTCGACTCCCCCACCGGACTCGCCGCCCTCGCCATCCCCGCCAGCGGCTGGTCCGCTATCTCCTCCTGCAGACTCGCGGCACTCGCCAGCCGCGACGTCCGCTTCTCCTCAGCTTCTCCTCCTCCTTAAACGTCCTCATTTGCAAGGCGTTCACCAGGGCGAGTTGACCAGCGGACAGCTCTCTGAGTCAGCCGGTCCTCGCGCCGTGAAGGAACTCGGTGAGTTGGGCCTCGAAGTCGGCCCCGCACAGCGCGTAAACGAGCCGGATGAAGATGGAGGGTCTTATTTTAGCTTAGAGACAACATACTGCAAGTGGTGCACTTTTAGAGTGAGGTTTTTAAATAGCGGTAGTCGACTACGTACAGTTTTGTCAGGTTGTGATAGCAGAAGTATCGAACGATAAGTAACAGAAATCGGGTGTAGAGATcaagaattaaatttttttttttttgtgccagAGCACCTGAAACAGCCATAGCGGTACGTCACGGTTGCGAAGAGAGCAAAAAACcgttttcaaaaaatgttacGTAGCAGAGGAATAGAGGTGTGAATATTGGAGAGTACTGATGTAACGGGGTGTAGCTAGCGATATCGGAAAACCGAAAAACCGATAGGTAGCGTGCATCTCTTTActtgtatttttgttatttactGCTTAAATCAGTAGAGTGGC
The sequence above is a segment of the Rhododendron vialii isolate Sample 1 chromosome 13a, ASM3025357v1 genome. Coding sequences within it:
- the LOC131314083 gene encoding protein DELAY OF GERMINATION 1-like, yielding MAVSAKIRPSIFIRLVYALCGADFEAQLTEFLHGGGEAEEKRTSRLASAASLQEEIADQPLAGMARAASPVGESSRDSEKALDDHGKCMAELVSGADQLRLSTLRELMGILTPVQGVEYLVASKKLQLCVREIVIVGWNKSVNVTLAVRDELQDSSLTLTKTNRSG